From the genome of Corticium candelabrum unplaced genomic scaffold, ooCorCand1.1 SCAFFOLD_35, whole genome shotgun sequence:
CTTATGGATATGGAGTATCATAGACCAGTTGAGACGACATTCACTTATTGTAGAACGTAGCCATGTCTTGAGTCTACGGAGAGCACTAAAACTTCTTTCACTTGTGGCGTTTGTTGCCGGCATTACCAGAATGAGCTTGACtactttgatgacttcagaAAAAAACTGTCTTTCTGCACTGCTTAAGGATTTGAGGTATACGACCAGAGACCGTACATCCGTCAGTGGCTGTTCAGTACCTGCATGAAGAAGAGTGAGCTGTGTTTGAAGTCGGTCTGGGTGACTGAAATCATCACCATAAAAATTGACAATCTCTTTCAGTGCTTCCGATTGCTGGGGTTGCTGAAGAGAAGTTACAACTGTCTCTAATTTCTGTAACATGTTGAATCCTTTCTGATGAAATCTATCTTTGACTGCTGCTAAAATCAAGTCAATGGCCTCAAAGTAAGCCCTTCGATAGATCTCCTTCACTTCTACTGGATGTACTGTTGCACCTTCTCCTACCTCGAATTGTCTTGGAACTTTCCTACGTCGTGGAAGGGTAGGGGATGGCACTTGAAGTGACAATCTTTTGCGTTCAACGTACTTCCAAAATATATCAAAGCACTCATCAGATCTCATTGACTGgatagttgttgttgtagtactGACTAGCTTTTGGCCTTCGCATGCTGAAATAGTAGAACTCTGTAAGGATCGGGACAGGTTGTCCACTATGTTCAGCAGCTTTCTTCCAAGTTCAACACCATAAACGAAGTCAAATGTGTCCATCTGCAAAGCGATTCCTCCAATTCTAGCTCTCATCTCAGTATCCTTTGTGGCTTCTTTTGCCACATCCCAAGTCATCTGAAGTGTAGTGTAGTTTTCAGATATTGACGTTAATGCCTCAGCCCTGACCGTCCATCGTGTAGGACAAAGAATCCGTAGTCCTGGAGAGCCAGCAGTGACAACATCTTTAAACTTCTTGAAGATGCTTTCACGTTTGGGTGATTTTTTTATCAACTTAGTAATTTCATGTACGGTCTCCAGAGCACTTCGCATGACCTTGATACCTTTCAACACATCCTGAGTCGCTAGGTTTAATGCATGACCATAGCAGTGTGTGTACAACGCACGGGGCTCTAGATCATTTAGTCTTTTTGCAACGCCTGACTTCGCTCCTGCCATGTTACTAGCGCCGTCGTAGCACTGGCCTCGGCAATGGTCAATCCTTAGATTCATGCGTAACAGGATATCTTGAACTGTTGCTAGTATAGAGTCAGCAGAAGTTGAGTCTAAGCTATACAGCCCTATTACTTCCTCATGGACTTCCAGATCATCATCTACGTATCGAAGACAGAAGACCATTTGTTCAGTATTGGACAAATCTGTAGTTTCATCTACCATGATAGTGTACCACTTTCCCGATACCTTCCTAACAACATCTCTCAGAATCATTAATGCCATGATACTgagaatttcattttgtataCAGGGGCTTGTGAACTTGGCCTGGCATTTGTCTAACCATTTCCAGAGCCTCGGATTGTCTTCAGCACGCATAATGAGGAGTTGCATTAAGTTGGAATCCCTTTCAAGAGCGACACTACCTTCAGGTTTAGACCGACCACGCATGGCGAGACCTTGCCGAGCAAGGTATCAAATGCAACTAATAATTATCTGTAACATATTCCTATTCTCAACCATTTCTTCTGCATAACCTTTCCCTAGCATTTGCCCAACATTCTGTTCCTTGCCAACCACCATATCCATAGCATCACGATGAAAGACTGATTTCTgatgtttttcaaatttagtGAGTGCTTTCTTCCAGTCTGTAAAGCCAGTTCTCACGAATTTATCGTCCAAGTTCCCAGCGCGCAGAGCAACTGAGCCTAAGTCCTTCTTCTCCGCCACCTGGCAGTAGAAGCAGAAGACTTTGTCATCTGCTTCTTGATAATGCAACCACGGGTATCTTCTATACCAAGAAGAACAGAATGCTCGCTGCTGCTTAGCAAATGTGCGATATGGGAAGGACAGCAAGGGTTGGTGAGGACTCCAAGGCATCAAGGTGGGCTGAGGCTGGGCGCCAGCAACCGGTCTTGTCTCGGAGGCATCAGTTGCGTCGGGCTGGTGAGAGTGGTGGCCGCTTTCAGAACTTGTAGAGGCTGGTCCAGCCACGTTGCTAGTTTGGGCGTGCTCTTGGGCGTCTTCTTCACCTGAGACATTGCTTTCATGGTCAATGCCAGTGGGATAGTTAGTTACACTTCCATCCGGTTGTTGCGCTTTCCGCAGCCACGCTATCAGAGACATTGTGATACGGATGCAGTCGGGTGATGAACGTGCACtgggcgcatgcgcaaaagcaCAATTAGGCCTCTTGGTTAAGCCCCCCCAGTTTTAGAATTGTGTCTACGCCCCTGTATATATCCTACCAACAGCGGTCACGCGTATACAGTGTACGATCCATGAAAACAGAATCATCTCTACCGTCAGTACCATTTGCAACATCGGAAACATCACTACTATAG
Proteins encoded in this window:
- the LOC134197951 gene encoding uncharacterized protein LOC134197951, which codes for MSLIAWLRKAQQPDGSVTNYPTGIDHESNVSGEEDAQEHAQTSNVAGPASTSSESGHHSHQPDATDASETRPVAGAQPQPTLMPWSPHQPLLSFPYRTFAKQQRAFCSSWYRRYPWLHYQEADDKVFCFYCQVAEKKDLGSVALRAGNLDDKFVRTGFTDWKKALTKFEKHQKSVFHRDAMDMVVGKEQNVGQMLGKGYAEEMVENRNMLQIIISCI
- the LOC134197954 gene encoding zinc finger MYM-type protein 1-like; this encodes MQLLIMRAEDNPRLWKWLDKCQAKFTSPCIQNEILSIMALMILRDVVRKVSGKWYTIMVDETTDLSNTEQMVFCLRYVDDDLEVHEEVIGLYSLDSTSADSILATVQDILLRMNLRIDHCRGQCYDGASNMAGAKSGVAKRLNDLEPRALYTHCYGHALNLATQDVLKGIKVMRSALETVHEITKLIKKSPKRESIFKKFKDVVTAGSPGLRILCPTRWTVRAEALTSISENYTTLQMTWDVAKEATKDTEMRARIGGIALQMDTFDFVYGVELGRKLLNIVDNLSRSLQSSTISACEGQKLVSTTTTTIQSMRSDECFDIFWKYVERKRLSLQVPSPTLPRRRKVPRQFEVGEGATVHPVEVKEIYRRAYFEAIDLILAAVKDRFHQKGFNMLQKLETVVTSLQQPQQSEALKEIVNFYGDDFSHPDRLQTQLTLLHAGTEQPLTDVRSLVVYLKSLSSAERQFFSEVIKVVKLILVMPATNATSERSFSALRRLKTWLRSTISECRLNWSMILHIHKDKTDALPIKGVANEFVTRNESRRRLFGHFD